A window of the Halichoerus grypus chromosome 2, mHalGry1.hap1.1, whole genome shotgun sequence genome harbors these coding sequences:
- the LOC118528851 gene encoding keratin, type I cytoskeletal 27, which produces MSVRFSSASRRLGSSGGVGFGAGNACSAPGIGSGFSCAFGGSSSAGGYGGGLGGGSASCAAFTGNEHGLLSGNEKVTMQNLNDRLASYLENVRALEEANADLEQKIKGWYEKFGPGSCRGLDHDYSRYFPIIDDLRNQIISATTSNANVILQNDNARLTADDFRLKFENEQALHQSVDADVSGLRRVLDELTLCRTDLEIQLETLSEELAYLKKNHEEEMKALQCAAGGNVNVEMNAAPGVDLTVLLNNMRAEYEDLAEQNRRDAEAWFNEKSASLQQQISDDAGATTSARNELTEMKRTLQTLEIELQSLLAMKHSLECSLTETEGNYCAQLAQIQAQIGALEEQLHQVRTETEGQKLEYEQLLDIKVHLEKEIETYCRLIDGEDGFCVKSKGYGGPGNQIKELSKTTMVKTIVEELDPRGKVLSSRVHTVEEKAAKANNVKSEQRVPS; this is translated from the exons ATGTCTGTGCGCTTTTCTTCTGCATCCAGACGGCTTGGCTCCAGCGGGGGAGTAGGTTTTGGGGCTGGAAATGCATGCAGTGCGCCAGGCATTGGAAGTGGCTTTTCTTGCGCTTTTGGGGGCAGCTCATCTGCAGGAGGCTATGGTGGGGGACTGGGCGGGGGAAGTGCTTCTTGCGCTGCCTTCACCGGGAATGAACACGGCCTCCTGTCGGGCAACGAGAAGGTGACCATGCAGAACCTCAATGACCGCTTGGCCTCCTACCTGGAGAATGTGCGAGCGCTAGAGGAGGCCAATGCCGATCTGGAGCAGAAGATCAAGGGCTGGTATGAGAAATTCGGGCCTGGTTCTTGCCGTGGTCTTGATCATGATTACAGCAGATACTTCCCAATAATTGATGACCTTAGGAACCAG ATCATTTCTGCAACTACCAGCAATGCCAACGTTATCCTGCAAAATGATAATGCAAGACTTACGGCTGATGACTTCAGGCTAAA GTTTGAAAATGAACAGGCCCTTCACCAGAGCGTTGACGCGGACGTCAGCGGTTTGCGCAGGGTGCTGGATGAGCTGACTCTCTGCAGAACCGACCTAGAGATCCAGCTGGAAACCCTGAGCGAGGAGCTGGCTTACCTCAAGAAGAATCACGAGGAG GAAATGAAGGCGCTGCAGTGCGCGGCCGGAGGGAACGTGAACGTGGAGATGAACGCGGCGCCCGGGGTGGACCTCACGGTCCTGCTGAACAACATGCGGGCGGAGTACGAAGACCTGGCCGAGCAGAACCGCAGGGACGCGGAGGCCTGGTTCAATGAGAAG AGCGCTTCCCTGCAGCAGCAGATTTCTGATGATGCCGGTGCCACGACCTCAGCTCGGAATGAGCTCACCGAGATGAAGCGTACTCTTCAAACCCTGGAGATCGAACTCCAGTCCCTCTTGGCAATG AAACACTCCCTGGAGTGCTCCCTGACCGAGACCGAAGGCAACTACTGTGCACAGCTCGCCCAGATCCAGGCTCAGATTGGGGCCCTGGAGGAACAGCTGCACCAGGTCAGAACCGAGACGGAGGGCCAGAAGCTGGAGTACGAGCAGCTGCTCGACATCAAGGTCCACCTGGAGAAGGAAATCGAGACCTACTGCCGCCTGATTGATGGAGAGGATGG CTTTTGTGTTAAATCAAAAGGCTATGGAGGACCAGGAAATCAGATCAAAG AGTTATCTAAAACCACCATGGTTAAAACAATTGTTGAAGAACTAGATCCTCGTGGCAAAGTTCTCTCATCCAGAGTTCACACTGTGGAAGAGAAAGCAGCCAAAGCCAACAACGTGAAGAGTGAACAGAGGGTGCCTTCCTGA